The sequence below is a genomic window from Physeter macrocephalus isolate SW-GA unplaced genomic scaffold, ASM283717v5 random_9226, whole genome shotgun sequence.
tccatatgtatatatgtgtatatatgtgccacatcttctttatctattcctctgtcgatggacacttaggttgcttccctgtcctggctattgtacatagtgttggcaggcggattctgaaccactgaggcaccagggaagtccccagaaattATTTCTTAAGGGAGGCCCTCCTCAACCCCCATCAGTCTCTTCTCTGCTGACACAGACTCCCACAGCCTTACGTAACTGCTCCTTCTTAGCACCatacacagttttaatttcacacATATTTTTAAGTTCCTTTTCTATAACCCTCTGTTCTACTGAACCTTTCCCTCCTGCCTTATCATTTTATGTCTAGTGCCTACCAGTGCCTGACATACCTTAGGGACTCAGTAAgtgtctgttgaataaataattggAGACAGAGGACTTAGGAGGGAAGATCAAggctttgttttctacatgttgAGTAGAAGATGGTTCAAACCAGGAGCCCTTGAACCTGAGCCTCTTCCCCGGTGAGCGGGAatcaaacccgagccccctgcagtggaagcatggagtcttaacctctggcctaccagggaagtcccccgtctACCTTTAATTGAGGTCACAAGCGCCAGCTCAGAATAGGAGGCACACATGAGGCGAGTGAGGTCAATTTGCTCCAGGGTGAAGCACACGGCATCCCGTTGGTGGGTCTGGCATGGGAAGTAGGCTGACCAGAACTGAGGGAAGGCCAGGGCTTGGTTTGGGCTTTGGCACTCCTTGAGCTTCTCATAGCCTCGTCAGCTGGCACAGCACTCACAGTGCCCAGAAGTCACATGGAATGCGTTGCTTTTTCTGTGGTACTTGGATGCCCGTCAGGTTGGCTCACTGTGACCCCTGTAGCCCCCAGCATCCATGGAATGGCACTTTCTAGGTCACTATGGTAACTTAGTTCCAATGTGACTAACCTGTGGTCTCTGAGGCCCTCAAACTACCCCACATTCCCCAGCAACCATGGTGGCACCTTGTGTGTCCCTTTGGTACCTGCGCATCTGCGAGACCGTCTTTCAGCCTGTCCAAGCTGGTCTGGCCGTGGCTGAAATTGCGCAGATTAACATCCTGGAGCCCATTGTGGTGCAGCTGCCTCAGGACCAGGGGCATGTCGTTGTGGCTGGAGGGAGGTCAAGGCAAATGGGTGGGCCCCTTAGGTCTTGGGATCAGGCAGGCACATTGCCTGGTCTGGGGCAGCCTGGAGGTCCCCCACCTCACACTGTCACACAGACTATACTAGGAGCAGCTGAGGCCTGGGCTGAGGGGTTCCCACGAGGGAGGGGATGGATgacagagaaggggaagggcACTCATAGATGATGGAAAGGACCTCCAGGGGTGGTGTGAGGGAGCCTCCCCACTAGCTCTGCATGCTCCGGGCCTCGTCCCCTGCCCAGGGCCAGGCTAGGCCCCCAGCGGCCCCCAGCAGCCCGCACACACTGCAGCCACCCGTGCACAAGCGGGAAGTCCCGCATCAGGGCCCGCGTGCGCTCCCGCGGAATTGGGGTGCTGGAGGTGGCCGGCGTGGTGTGCACGCGGGTTACCGGCCACAGCAGCAGACCCAGCAGAGGCCGCTGGCTGAGTGCGCGGGGACCTTCAAGGCCCCCGGGCCGCAAGCTGCGCAGGGCCAGGCAGGCTGGCAGAGGCGGGTCTGAGAGGGGCGGTCGATGGGGTTCTGCCCGTCCACACAGGCCACCCAACGGCGCGGCCTCGCGAGGGGGtcggggtgagggaggggataGAGAGTCACAGGACCCTGCGACCCGTGTGCGGAGAGCCGCGCTACGCGAAGCCCCGCAGCCACAGGGCGGCACTGCCCTCCCGGCCCCTGCTCAGAGGCAGCTCCCGCGGGCTAAGCTGGCCTCTGCTGAGAGCCCACTCGCCTCCCATCGCGGGTGCCCTCCGCCCCCGGCCCTCTTCCCACTCCCCCTGCTCCGAGGGGCGCCTTGGGTTGCTCTCCCCCGCCTCTAACCTTCCTGTCCAAGCTGGGGTGCTTCTCTCAGAGGGCCGCCTTCAGCCCGAGGCCTCCCGGGAGCCCACCTCGTCCCCATCTGCCTGCAgccggccccgcccaccccgaGGGCTGCGTGCGAGTATCTCTGTGTCCACAAGTGCTCTGGGCTCCCGGTTTCCCGGTACTGGGCCATTGGGGC
It includes:
- the LOC112063287 gene encoding dipeptidase 2-like yields the protein MPLVLRQLHHNGLQDVNLRNFSHGQTSLDRLKDGLADAQFWSAYFPCQTHQRDAVCFTLEQIDLTRLMCASYSELALVTSIK